From Psychroflexus torquis ATCC 700755, the proteins below share one genomic window:
- a CDS encoding RNA polymerase sigma factor, protein MAVKLNISNLIEKARYGNQNAFRSLLNHYWEDVYRFQLKRTKNAYEAEEITVQTFARAFDRIETYENAFKFKTWLITISKNIHIDLTRKQKLKTSEIDTKRVSQIADLEPTVEDKIIKEQNLSNLLRQIKELQPHYQEVIELRFFKEMSYKEIAEKIDQPITNVKVKLLRAKKLLAEIINQKSDHR, encoded by the coding sequence TTGGCAGTAAAACTAAATATTTCAAACCTTATCGAAAAAGCAAGGTATGGAAATCAAAATGCCTTTAGATCTTTATTGAATCACTATTGGGAGGATGTCTATAGATTTCAACTCAAAAGAACTAAAAATGCTTATGAAGCCGAAGAAATTACAGTACAGACTTTTGCTAGGGCTTTCGACAGAATTGAAACTTATGAAAATGCTTTCAAATTTAAGACTTGGCTCATCACCATCTCTAAGAATATACATATTGACCTCACTAGAAAGCAAAAACTAAAAACCTCTGAGATCGACACTAAAAGAGTTTCGCAAATCGCTGATCTTGAACCTACTGTTGAAGATAAAATTATAAAAGAACAAAATTTAAGCAATTTGCTAAGGCAAATAAAAGAACTTCAACCTCATTATCAAGAGGTTATTGAATTAAGGTTTTTTAAAGAAATGAGCTATAAAGAAATAGCGGAGAAAATAGATCAACCCATCACAAACGTGAAAGTGAAATTGTTGAGAGCCAAAAAATTATTAGCTGAAATTATTAACCAAAAGTCAGACCATAGATGA
- a CDS encoding DUF4174 domain-containing protein, with amino-acid sequence MKFLIGFILFNFMMSSQGFNDKRILVLTAKEMTSEVTEQLDRLQKNSLEVEKRRLAIFTLINGKVKAIINSSDRSLEFVTKNKDDFTETSTLTLYLIGLDQGLKNTFKGLENPQQIFRHIDNMPMRQAEIRINRE; translated from the coding sequence ATGAAATTTTTAATAGGTTTTATACTCTTTAATTTTATGATGTCATCGCAAGGATTTAACGACAAACGCATTCTAGTTTTAACCGCTAAAGAAATGACTTCTGAAGTGACAGAACAACTAGATAGATTACAAAAGAATTCTCTGGAAGTCGAAAAACGTAGGCTTGCAATTTTCACACTTATAAACGGAAAGGTAAAAGCTATTATCAATTCTAGCGATAGAAGCCTTGAGTTTGTTACTAAAAATAAAGATGACTTTACAGAAACCTCAACTCTAACCCTGTATTTGATAGGGTTAGATCAAGGTTTAAAAAACACCTTTAAAGGATTAGAAAATCCTCAACAGATTTTTAGACACATCGATAACATGCCGATGCGACAAGCCGAAATTAGAATAAACAGAGAGTAA
- a CDS encoding phosphoribosylaminoimidazolesuccinocarboxamide synthase, translating into MSSTLLSTQFNLPGQVDYYKGKVREVYTLADHNIVIVATDRLSAFDVVLPQGIPYKGQILNEIASEMLKATEDIVPNWLEAVPDPNVSIGVKCDTFKVEMVVRNYLVGHAAREYTAGNRKLCGVNLKEGLKVNDKFDSPILTPTTKAEQGDHDQDISKEEILAQGIVSHSDYKVLEDYALKLFERGSQLADQRGLLLVDTKYEFGKTPDGKIVVIDEIHTPDSSRYFYKEGYNERQTKGEKQKQLSKEFVREWLMENGFQGKEGQKIPELTPQIVNSISERYIELYEKITGKAFRKAKVEDIEARILANIKTHLSK; encoded by the coding sequence ATGAGCTCAACTCTTCTATCAACCCAATTCAATTTACCAGGACAAGTCGATTACTATAAGGGAAAAGTGAGAGAAGTCTATACGCTTGCCGATCATAATATAGTGATTGTAGCTACAGATCGTCTTAGCGCCTTTGATGTAGTTTTACCTCAAGGAATTCCTTATAAAGGTCAGATTTTGAATGAAATAGCTTCAGAGATGTTGAAGGCTACGGAAGATATCGTTCCCAATTGGCTAGAGGCTGTTCCCGATCCTAACGTGAGTATAGGAGTGAAATGTGACACTTTTAAAGTAGAAATGGTTGTGAGAAACTATCTTGTAGGTCATGCCGCTAGAGAATATACTGCTGGCAATAGAAAGCTTTGTGGAGTAAATTTGAAAGAAGGTTTGAAAGTCAATGACAAGTTTGATTCTCCAATACTTACACCTACCACCAAAGCAGAGCAAGGTGATCACGATCAAGACATTTCAAAAGAAGAAATTTTAGCCCAAGGCATCGTCAGCCATTCAGACTATAAAGTCTTGGAGGATTACGCTTTAAAACTTTTTGAACGTGGATCCCAACTTGCTGATCAACGAGGTTTACTTCTAGTGGATACCAAATATGAGTTTGGTAAAACCCCTGATGGTAAAATTGTAGTGATAGACGAAATTCACACTCCAGATTCCTCCAGATATTTCTATAAAGAAGGCTATAATGAAAGACAAACTAAAGGCGAAAAGCAAAAACAACTGTCTAAGGAATTCGTGAGAGAATGGTTGATGGAAAATGGATTTCAGGGAAAAGAAGGTCAGAAGATACCAGAACTTACACCACAAATTGTTAACTCTATTAGCGAGAGGTATATTGAGCTGTATGAGAAAATTACAGGAAAAGCTTTTCGCAAAGCCAAAGTTGAAGATATTGAAGCTAGAATATTAGCCAATATAAAAACTCACCTAAGTAAGTAA
- a CDS encoding PhoH family protein translates to MNELILELSEINPREFFGHHNSNIELIKKYYPQLKFVARGNKIKVFGEDERLEEFEQRFEMLIDHFSKFNSLDENAIESILTSQSKADYDAPITSGAVLVHGIGGRLIKAQTANQRKLVELMNTNDMVFAVGPAGTGKTYTGVALAVQALKNKQVRRIILTRPAVEAGEKLGFLPGDLREKLDPYMQPLYDALRDMIAPEKLESYIEKGTIQIAPLAFMRGRTLDNAFVILDEAQNTTHPQMKMFLTRMGKNAKFMITGDPGQVDLPKRSISGLKEALLVLKDVKGVGMIYLDDKDVLRHRLVKKVISAYKAIENQD, encoded by the coding sequence TTGAATGAACTAATTTTAGAACTCTCAGAAATTAATCCAAGAGAATTTTTTGGACACCACAATTCGAATATTGAACTGATTAAAAAATATTATCCTCAGCTTAAATTTGTAGCGCGAGGTAATAAAATAAAAGTCTTTGGTGAAGACGAGCGTTTAGAAGAATTCGAACAGCGTTTTGAAATGTTGATCGATCACTTTTCAAAATTTAATTCCTTAGATGAAAATGCTATCGAAAGTATTTTGACAAGTCAGTCTAAAGCAGATTATGATGCTCCTATAACTTCTGGAGCTGTTCTTGTCCATGGTATTGGTGGTCGTCTTATAAAAGCTCAAACTGCCAATCAAAGAAAACTGGTAGAGTTGATGAATACCAACGATATGGTGTTTGCCGTTGGTCCAGCGGGTACTGGCAAAACTTATACGGGAGTTGCTTTAGCGGTTCAAGCACTGAAGAATAAACAAGTTCGAAGAATTATTTTAACTCGCCCAGCAGTTGAAGCTGGTGAAAAGTTAGGGTTTTTACCCGGGGATTTAAGGGAGAAACTAGATCCATATATGCAACCACTTTACGATGCATTAAGGGACATGATTGCTCCAGAAAAGTTGGAAAGCTATATTGAAAAGGGAACTATTCAAATTGCACCTTTGGCATTTATGAGAGGGCGAACCTTAGATAATGCATTTGTAATATTGGACGAAGCTCAAAACACCACCCATCCACAGATGAAGATGTTTCTGACACGAATGGGTAAGAATGCTAAATTTATGATTACAGGTGATCCAGGGCAAGTGGATCTCCCCAAACGATCTATTTCTGGGCTTAAAGAGGCTCTTTTGGTCTTAAAAGATGTCAAAGGGGTAGGAATGATTTATCTCGATGATAAAGATGTTCTTCGCCACCGACTTGTTAAAAAAGTAATTTCCGCTTACAAAGCTATTGAAAATCAAGACTAA
- a CDS encoding SAM hydrolase/SAM-dependent halogenase family protein has product MPIITLTTDFGLKDHSVAAVKGALLCKLKQPQIVDISHDISPFNYTEAAYIIKNAYHNFPENTIHIIGVDSELTPENKHLAIYLDGHYFICANNGILSLISSEIKPDKIVEINIHDTLEKKFSVLDVFVSVAAHICRGGDLDVIGKPILSMQELIYVKPSVNQQENQIIGHVIYIDNFGNVVSNISQKLFNTVGKGREFIISARSTKFHKVYKNYSKAINYDIPKEKREMEGKKLALFNSSAFLELAIYKSNPLSVGSAASLFGLKYLDTLTVKFL; this is encoded by the coding sequence ATGCCCATTATAACTTTAACTACCGATTTTGGCTTAAAAGATCATTCAGTGGCTGCTGTAAAGGGTGCCTTGCTATGCAAATTGAAACAACCTCAAATCGTAGATATCTCTCACGATATTTCTCCTTTTAATTATACCGAAGCAGCTTACATCATCAAAAATGCTTATCATAATTTTCCAGAAAACACCATCCATATCATCGGGGTAGATTCAGAATTAACTCCTGAGAATAAGCATCTCGCTATTTATTTAGATGGCCATTATTTTATTTGTGCTAATAACGGAATTCTATCCTTGATTTCTTCAGAAATTAAACCTGACAAGATTGTAGAGATTAATATTCATGATACCCTAGAAAAGAAATTTAGTGTTTTAGATGTTTTTGTAAGTGTTGCAGCTCATATTTGTAGAGGCGGAGATTTGGATGTGATTGGCAAACCTATCCTTAGTATGCAAGAACTCATTTATGTAAAGCCCTCTGTTAATCAACAAGAAAACCAAATCATAGGTCATGTAATTTATATTGATAATTTCGGAAATGTAGTTTCTAACATAAGTCAAAAATTGTTCAATACCGTTGGCAAAGGAAGAGAGTTTATTATTTCTGCTAGGTCTACGAAATTTCATAAGGTATATAAGAATTACTCAAAGGCAATTAATTATGATATCCCTAAAGAAAAAAGAGAAATGGAAGGAAAAAAACTAGCCTTGTTCAATTCATCAGCCTTTCTAGAATTAGCGATTTATAAGAGTAACCCGTTAAGTGTGGGTTCTGCTGCAAGTTTATTTGGTTTGAAATATTTGGATACCCTCACCGTTAAATTTTTATAA
- a CDS encoding putative quinol monooxygenase: MLVRIVKMKFKEEAVEKFQELFQNSKEKIRHFEGCQRLELYQDQKDSSQFFTYSYWLSEEHLNNYRNSPLFAEVWKATKAGFSEKAQAWSLDKLVELD, encoded by the coding sequence ATGCTCGTAAGAATTGTGAAGATGAAATTTAAGGAAGAAGCTGTTGAAAAATTTCAGGAGTTATTTCAAAATAGCAAAGAAAAAATCCGCCATTTTGAAGGTTGTCAACGGTTAGAGCTTTACCAAGATCAAAAAGACAGTTCTCAATTTTTTACCTATAGTTATTGGCTTTCCGAAGAGCATCTAAATAACTACCGCAACTCCCCTTTGTTTGCTGAAGTATGGAAAGCGACCAAAGCAGGGTTTTCTGAAAAAGCACAAGCTTGGAGCTTGGATAAACTCGTAGAATTAGACTAA
- the gldF gene encoding gliding motility-associated ABC transporter permease subunit GldF, with protein sequence MLAIFLKEFNSFFSSAIGFVVAGLFLLATGVLVWVLPGSFNIFDQGYANLTPFFEVLPWIFCVLIPAICMRSFSEEKKQGTLELLLTKPISINQLIAGKFLGSFSLSVIALLPTLFYIISISALSAEGVQVDYGVIFSSYVGVFLLMSCFTSIGTFASCLTDNSLIAFVIGTFLSVLLYFGSVGVSSIPLWDSQLYTLEYFSLSHHFQSISRGILDSRNLIYFISISLFFLVLTHLQLKSNLK encoded by the coding sequence ATGCTAGCCATTTTTCTTAAAGAATTCAATAGTTTTTTTTCCTCAGCTATAGGCTTTGTTGTCGCTGGGCTATTTCTGCTAGCGACAGGAGTTTTGGTATGGGTCTTGCCTGGAAGTTTTAATATTTTTGACCAAGGGTATGCTAATCTTACACCTTTTTTTGAAGTTTTACCTTGGATTTTCTGTGTATTGATTCCTGCGATTTGTATGCGGAGTTTTTCTGAAGAAAAAAAACAAGGCACTTTAGAGCTTTTGTTGACCAAACCTATTTCTATAAATCAACTTATTGCTGGTAAATTTTTGGGTAGCTTTTCATTGAGTGTCATAGCTTTACTTCCTACTTTATTCTACATCATCAGCATTTCAGCATTATCAGCTGAGGGAGTACAGGTTGATTATGGAGTTATTTTTAGTTCTTATGTTGGAGTTTTTCTCCTCATGTCTTGTTTTACGTCCATAGGGACTTTTGCGTCTTGCCTCACCGATAACTCGTTGATTGCTTTTGTTATCGGTACATTTTTAAGCGTGTTGTTGTATTTCGGATCAGTGGGTGTTAGCTCAATTCCACTTTGGGACTCTCAATTATATACATTGGAATATTTTAGTCTAAGCCATCATTTCCAAAGTATCTCAAGAGGCATTTTGGACAGTAGAAATCTTATTTATTTTATAAGTATTAGCCTTTTCTTCTTAGTGCTTACCCACTTACAACTAAAATCTAATTTGAAATGA